One segment of Candidatus Angelobacter sp. DNA contains the following:
- a CDS encoding prepilin-type N-terminal cleavage/methylation domain-containing protein: MVSTDRRGFTLIELLVVIAIIAILAALLLPALARAKSQALRIACLNNHKQLLLTWTFYQDDNNTRLPSNVRGAPPKGGGLNWVESTIHGATPGFTDTNALIDPKRAAFAAYLKAASVYRCPAERTVYTVGNRRVPKLRSYSMNDYLNGGVEQYAPVPPVTFYKRGSEFGRPSDLFVFIDAEPLSICYTPFEIPVSNTQSFFTAPGALHDRKTGVLSFADSHSEAHRWKKPALRTTTPGLMSNPHPAPSDREDVSYVRARSHHLATP; encoded by the coding sequence ATGGTTTCAACCGACCGACGCGGCTTCACGCTGATTGAGCTGCTGGTCGTCATCGCCATCATCGCCATTCTTGCCGCCCTGTTGCTGCCGGCCCTGGCCAGGGCCAAGTCGCAGGCGTTGCGGATCGCCTGTCTCAACAATCACAAGCAATTGCTGCTCACCTGGACCTTTTACCAGGATGACAACAACACCAGACTCCCCTCGAACGTGCGCGGGGCTCCGCCCAAGGGAGGCGGATTGAACTGGGTCGAAAGCACCATCCACGGAGCCACTCCGGGCTTCACCGACACGAACGCGCTGATTGATCCCAAACGGGCCGCGTTCGCCGCGTACCTCAAAGCCGCGTCGGTGTACAGGTGTCCCGCGGAACGGACCGTCTATACCGTGGGGAACCGGCGCGTCCCCAAATTGCGGAGCTATTCGATGAATGATTATCTGAACGGCGGTGTGGAGCAGTACGCGCCCGTCCCTCCCGTGACGTTTTACAAACGCGGTTCCGAATTTGGCAGGCCGTCGGATCTCTTTGTGTTCATCGACGCGGAGCCGCTCAGCATTTGTTACACCCCGTTTGAAATCCCCGTCTCCAACACGCAGAGTTTCTTCACGGCTCCGGGTGCTCTTCACGATCGGAAAACCGGAGTGCTCTCCTTCGCCGACAGCCATTCCGAAGCGCATCGGTGGAAGAAGCCGGCGCTGCGGACCACGACGCCCGGGCTCATGTCCAATCCTCATCCGGCGCCGAGCGACCGCGAGGACGTGAGTTATGTCCGGGCACGGTCGCATCATCTGGCCACGCCCTAG